A portion of the Lathamus discolor isolate bLatDis1 chromosome 5, bLatDis1.hap1, whole genome shotgun sequence genome contains these proteins:
- the ARMT1 gene encoding damage-control phosphatase ARMT1 codes for MAAVTVLPVSLSARFKGSFAYFTVKDRLPQILTRVIDTLHRHKNEFFEEHGEKGVEAEKRAISFLSKLRNELQTDKPVTPLEDELPDAALWNQYLDYQRNLANGSGELSWFQSPWLFVECYMYRRIHAALAQNPPIENFDVFKEGKAQNFFESQEAVIALCTYFQELLKNIKDLDEKQLKEELFKLLQVSLWGNKCDLSFSAGEDSSQKSSPLQSLENMLPYIVVNDTEKIWSLFVNAKKTNTEKSNVRVDIVLDNAGFELVSDFVLADFLLSSKLADEVHFHGKSIPWYVSDTTKCDFNWTVKQLQSANHMWMSRCGINWEGNLKKGVWVYHDHMFWTLPHDFSSMAGVAPDLYADLQKSNLIFFKGDLNYRKLTGDRKWEYSVPFHQALNKFHPAPLCSLRTLKSDTQVGLKPGQGEEIQASEPEWMVSGKYGIVQVDAAL; via the exons ATGGCGGCGGTAACGGTGTTACCGGTCTCCCTCTCGGCCAGGTTTAAGGG ATCCTTTGCATATTTTACAGTTAAAGACAGACTGCCCCAGATCCTCACAAGAGTTATTGATACTCTGCATCgacataaaaatgaatttttcgAAGAACACGGTGAG AAAGGTGTGGAAGCAGAGAAGAGAGCTATATCTTTCCTCTCCAAGCTGCGGAATGAACTGCAAACAGACAAACCAGTGACCCCTTTAGAAGATGAGCTGCCTGATGCTGCTCTGTGGAACCAGTACCTAGACTACCAACGAAATTTAGCAAATGGGAGTGGAGAACTGAGTTGGTTTCAGTCCCCTTGGTTATTTGTAGAGTGTTACATGTATCGAAGAATTCATGCAGCATTAGCACAGAA cCCACCTATTGAGAACTTCGACGTTTTTAAGGAAGGAAAGGCTCAAAATTTCTTCGAATCCCAAGAGGCCGTTATTGCCTTATGCACTTACTTTCAGGAACTTCTTAAAAACATTAAGGATCTAGATGAAAAGCAACTTAAGGAGGAACTTTTTAAGCTATTGCAG GTGTCATTGTGGGGCAATAAATGtgacctttcattttcagccgGTGAAGACAGCTCTCAGAAATCTAGTCCTTTACAATCCCTGGAAAACATGTTACCTTACATTGTGGTGAATGATACGGAAAAAATCTGGTCACTATTTGTAAatgccaaaaaaacaaacacagaaaaaagtaaTGTTAGAGTTGACATAGTCCTGGATAATGCCGGATTTGAACTTGTGAGTGATTTTGTGTTGGCTGACTTCCTGTTATCGTCAAAGCTAGCTGATGAAGTCCATTTTCATGGAAAAAGTATTCCATGGTATGTTTCAGATACCACAAAGTGTGATTTTAACTGGACTGTTAAACAACTGCAGTCAGCTAATCATATGTGGATGTCTAGATGTGGGATAAACTGGGAGGGCAATTTGAAAAAGGGAGTTTGGGTTTACCATGATCACATGTTTTGGACTTTGCCACATGACTTTTCAAGTATGGCTGGAGTTGCTCCTGACTTGTATGCTGATCTACAGAAGtcaaacttgatttttttcaaaggTGATCTAAACTATAGAAAATTAACAGGAGATAGAAAATGGGAGTATAGTGTTCCGTTCCATCAAGCTTTGAACAAGTTTCATCCTGCGCCTCTCTGTAGTTTGAGAACACTGAAATCTGATACTCAGGTTGGCCTAAAACCTGGCCAGGGGGAAGAAATTCAGGCTTCTGAACCTGAATGGATGGTAAGTGGAAAATACGGGATAGTTCAGGTTGATGCTGCTCTCTAG